One part of the Arcanobacterium phocisimile genome encodes these proteins:
- a CDS encoding glycine--tRNA ligase translates to MAKQAPSRLDNVISLAKRRGFVFPSGEIYGGTRSAWDYGPLGVELKENIKRQWWKANVTAREDMVGLDSSIILPREVWVASGHVATFSDPLIECQHCHKRLREDDLIEQHAEKKGIAESDVSMTDIACPNCGTRGQWTDSKPFSGLLKTFLGPVDNEEGLHYLRPETAQGIFVNFLNVVTASRKKPPFGIGQVGKSFRNEITPGNFIFRTREFEQMEIEYFVKPGDDEEWHQSWIDARLSWYEDLGISRGNLRLYEHPQEKLSHYSKRTVDIEYRFGFQGSDWGELEGIANRTDFDLSSHSEASGKKLEYFDQASGDRYTPYVIEPSAGLTRSLMAFLTEAYTEDEAPNTKGGVDKRVLLKLDPRLAPVKVAVLPLSRSADLSPMARELAAKLRRHWNVDFDDAGAVGRRYRRQDEIGTPFCVTVDFDSLEDHSVTIRDRDSMEQIRIPLAEVESYLAGKLVGC, encoded by the coding sequence ATGGCCAAGCAGGCCCCATCGCGACTCGATAACGTTATTTCACTTGCAAAACGACGCGGATTCGTCTTTCCCTCCGGAGAAATCTACGGTGGAACCCGATCTGCATGGGATTACGGCCCATTGGGAGTCGAACTTAAAGAAAACATCAAGCGTCAATGGTGGAAGGCTAATGTGACTGCTCGTGAAGATATGGTTGGACTAGATTCCTCCATCATTCTTCCTCGTGAAGTATGGGTAGCTTCCGGCCACGTCGCAACCTTCTCTGATCCGCTTATCGAATGCCAGCACTGCCATAAGCGCTTGCGCGAAGATGATCTCATCGAACAGCATGCAGAAAAGAAAGGCATCGCCGAATCCGATGTCTCTATGACCGACATCGCTTGCCCTAACTGCGGAACACGTGGTCAATGGACGGACTCAAAGCCATTCTCCGGTCTCCTGAAAACCTTCCTTGGTCCAGTCGATAACGAAGAAGGCCTACACTACTTGCGTCCTGAGACCGCTCAAGGAATTTTCGTTAACTTCCTCAACGTTGTTACTGCTTCTCGTAAAAAGCCACCGTTTGGTATCGGCCAGGTCGGAAAGTCGTTCCGCAACGAAATCACACCAGGAAACTTCATTTTCCGTACCCGTGAATTCGAGCAGATGGAAATCGAATACTTCGTTAAGCCTGGTGACGACGAAGAATGGCACCAGTCATGGATCGATGCTCGCCTCTCATGGTATGAAGATCTTGGAATTTCCCGTGGTAACCTCCGACTCTACGAGCACCCGCAAGAGAAGCTCTCGCATTACTCCAAGCGCACAGTGGATATCGAATACCGATTCGGATTCCAAGGATCGGATTGGGGAGAACTTGAAGGTATCGCTAACCGTACCGACTTCGATCTTTCTTCCCACTCGGAGGCTTCTGGTAAGAAACTGGAGTACTTCGATCAGGCTTCAGGCGACCGTTACACGCCATACGTTATCGAACCTTCCGCAGGTTTGACTCGTTCCCTGATGGCCTTCCTGACCGAGGCTTACACGGAGGACGAAGCACCAAACACTAAGGGTGGGGTTGATAAGCGAGTTCTTCTCAAGCTCGATCCACGTTTGGCCCCAGTCAAGGTTGCTGTTTTGCCATTGTCGCGTTCTGCTGACTTGTCGCCAATGGCTCGCGAACTTGCGGCAAAGTTACGCCGCCACTGGAATGTCGATTTTGACGACGCCGGCGCTGTTGGTCGTCGCTATCGCCGCCAGGATGAAATCGGAACTCCGTTCTGCGTCACGGTCGACTTCGATTCTCTTGAGGATCACTCGGTAACGATCCGAGATCGTGACTCCATGGAACAAATCCGTATTCCATTGGCAGAAGTTGAATCTTATCTTGCAGGTAAACTTGTTGGATGCTAA
- the dnaE gene encoding DNA polymerase III subunit alpha, with protein MAGKNFAHLHVHTDYSLLDGAAKINKLVAEVARLEQPAVAITDHGYLFGAYEMYKAATAAGIKPIIGLEAYMTPGTSRFDQTRQLWGTEAQRSDDVSARGAYTHMTLLSENNTGMHNLFRMNSLASLEGQMGKWPRMDRELLETYHDGLIGTAGCPSGEIQTRLRLGHWDEALKAAGELQDIFGKDNFFVEVMDHGLEIERRVQKDLIKIARIIGAPLIATNDSHYVKREDRDIQDAMLCINSGSTLMDPDRFKFDGDGYYIKSSEEMWRQFEDLPEAVENTLLIAERCNVSFQTTADGISYMPAFPVPPGEDETSWFINQVEAGLMKRYNGSIPQHVRERADYEVGVITSMGFPGYFLVVSDYIKWAKEHGIRVGPGRGSGAGSMVAYALEITQLDPIKHDLLFERFLNPERVSLPDIDVDFDDRRRDEVIRYVEEKYGTDKVAQVVTYGTIKTKQALKDAARVLGMPFQMGDQLTKALPPDVQGKSIAVKDIYNQQAARYNEADEFREFVDGNAEAKRVFEFALGLEGMTRQTGVHACAVIMSSTPLTDVIPVMKRLQDGAIITQFEYPQCEELGLVKMDFLGLSNLTVIEGALANIRNNGKQAPDIDAIPLDDKETYELLGRAETLGIFQLDSPGMRQLLKQMKPDMFGDISAVSALYRPGPMGANSHTNYALRKNGLQEKTPIHPELAEALEDILGSTHGLIVFQEQVMRIAQKLAGFSLGQADILRKAMGKKKADVLQQQFKGFAQGMRDHGYSDNAINTLWDILVPFAQYAFNKSHSEAYALVTYQTAYLKAHYPSEYMAALLTSNQNNKTKVATYLADTRRMGIRVNVPDVNKSMDVYSAVGDEVRVGLSSVRNVGKNVVEGIIQTRQEKGVFTSFQDFLDKVPASVLNKRGIECLIKAGAFDSLGYSRRALVAIHEEAIEAVLPVKRNEAGGQFDLFGGLGEDNPIAQSFNVEVPDLPEWDKKEKLNIERDMLGLYVSDHPLSGLEAFLDRAADHTILGIQNDENPVDGHIVTVAGLITAVQTRISQKNGKTWATATIEDFTGSIEVNFFPATYQSVSQFLIPDSVVTIKARMSVRDSGVQLNAMDMKVPQLAGIAEDSPLDIQIPERMLTQQMMRKLADTLAQHPGKAPIRVHVRQMGKTTVVQLHDSYAVQVNPALLSSLRVLLGKNALMMDQ; from the coding sequence ATGGCTGGAAAAAACTTTGCGCACTTGCATGTTCATACGGATTATTCGTTGCTTGATGGAGCGGCGAAGATTAATAAACTAGTGGCAGAAGTTGCTCGCCTCGAACAGCCCGCCGTTGCGATTACGGATCATGGTTACTTGTTTGGTGCGTATGAAATGTATAAGGCGGCTACGGCGGCTGGGATTAAGCCTATTATTGGTCTTGAAGCATATATGACGCCAGGTACGTCGCGGTTCGATCAGACCCGTCAGTTGTGGGGTACTGAGGCACAACGTTCAGATGATGTTTCAGCTCGTGGTGCATACACCCATATGACCCTTCTGTCGGAGAACAATACCGGTATGCATAACTTGTTCCGGATGAACTCTCTTGCGTCACTCGAGGGGCAAATGGGCAAGTGGCCGCGTATGGATCGTGAGCTACTTGAAACCTATCATGATGGTTTGATTGGTACTGCCGGGTGTCCTTCAGGAGAAATTCAGACCCGCCTGCGGTTAGGCCATTGGGACGAGGCGCTTAAAGCTGCTGGTGAATTACAAGATATTTTCGGCAAAGATAACTTCTTCGTTGAGGTGATGGATCACGGCCTAGAGATTGAACGCCGAGTGCAAAAAGACTTGATCAAAATTGCTCGTATTATCGGTGCTCCGTTGATTGCGACCAACGATTCGCATTATGTCAAACGCGAAGATCGCGATATTCAAGACGCCATGTTGTGTATTAATTCCGGTTCGACACTTATGGATCCCGATCGTTTCAAATTCGACGGGGATGGCTACTACATCAAGTCTTCGGAGGAGATGTGGCGCCAGTTTGAAGATCTTCCAGAAGCGGTTGAGAACACGTTGCTTATCGCTGAACGATGCAACGTTTCGTTCCAAACTACTGCGGATGGCATTAGCTACATGCCGGCTTTCCCAGTGCCACCGGGGGAAGATGAGACGTCGTGGTTCATTAACCAGGTAGAAGCTGGTTTGATGAAGCGCTATAACGGCAGTATTCCGCAACATGTACGAGAACGTGCCGATTATGAGGTTGGCGTTATCACCTCGATGGGATTTCCAGGATACTTCCTGGTTGTTTCCGATTATATTAAGTGGGCGAAAGAACACGGTATTCGAGTGGGTCCTGGTCGTGGTTCAGGCGCTGGGTCGATGGTGGCTTACGCGCTTGAGATTACTCAACTCGATCCGATTAAGCACGACTTGCTGTTCGAACGATTCTTAAACCCCGAGCGTGTCTCGCTTCCTGATATCGACGTCGACTTCGACGATCGTCGTCGCGATGAAGTTATCCGTTACGTTGAAGAAAAGTACGGAACTGATAAAGTGGCGCAGGTCGTTACATATGGAACCATTAAAACGAAGCAAGCGTTGAAGGATGCCGCCCGAGTTTTAGGTATGCCATTCCAGATGGGTGACCAGTTAACGAAAGCTTTGCCGCCTGATGTTCAGGGCAAATCGATTGCGGTTAAAGATATATACAATCAGCAGGCGGCTCGCTACAACGAAGCAGATGAATTCCGCGAATTTGTGGATGGTAACGCGGAGGCTAAACGTGTCTTTGAATTCGCGCTTGGTTTGGAGGGAATGACTCGTCAGACCGGCGTTCACGCGTGTGCAGTTATCATGTCTTCCACGCCGTTAACTGATGTTATTCCGGTGATGAAACGTCTTCAGGACGGGGCGATTATTACCCAATTTGAATATCCGCAATGTGAAGAATTGGGTCTGGTGAAGATGGACTTCCTCGGATTGTCCAACTTGACTGTTATCGAAGGTGCGTTGGCAAATATTCGTAACAATGGCAAACAAGCTCCGGATATTGATGCTATCCCGCTCGATGATAAGGAAACGTACGAGCTGTTAGGTCGCGCTGAAACCTTGGGTATTTTCCAGCTAGATTCTCCGGGTATGCGCCAGTTGCTCAAACAGATGAAGCCCGATATGTTCGGCGATATTTCGGCAGTTTCAGCGCTTTATCGTCCAGGTCCGATGGGTGCGAATTCGCATACTAATTACGCTCTACGTAAGAACGGTCTGCAAGAAAAGACTCCTATCCATCCGGAGTTAGCCGAAGCCCTTGAAGATATTTTAGGTTCAACGCACGGCTTGATTGTCTTCCAAGAGCAAGTTATGCGTATTGCGCAGAAGCTTGCTGGTTTCTCCTTAGGACAAGCAGATATTTTGCGTAAGGCAATGGGAAAAAAGAAAGCTGACGTGCTGCAACAGCAGTTCAAAGGCTTTGCCCAAGGCATGCGCGATCATGGATATTCTGATAACGCGATTAATACTCTGTGGGATATTCTTGTGCCATTCGCTCAATATGCGTTTAACAAGTCCCATTCGGAAGCATACGCATTAGTAACCTACCAAACGGCTTATCTTAAAGCACACTATCCAAGTGAATATATGGCAGCGTTACTGACCTCAAATCAAAACAACAAGACGAAAGTAGCAACCTACCTTGCTGACACTCGCCGTATGGGCATTCGTGTCAATGTTCCAGACGTTAATAAGTCAATGGATGTGTATTCTGCAGTGGGCGACGAAGTCCGAGTCGGTTTGAGCTCGGTTCGCAATGTTGGCAAGAACGTCGTTGAAGGCATTATCCAGACGCGACAAGAGAAGGGAGTTTTCACTTCCTTCCAAGACTTCCTCGATAAAGTTCCGGCTTCGGTATTGAACAAACGTGGGATTGAGTGCTTGATCAAGGCTGGCGCCTTTGACTCGTTGGGGTACTCCAGGCGTGCTCTTGTAGCCATCCACGAAGAAGCTATCGAAGCAGTTTTGCCAGTTAAACGTAACGAGGCAGGCGGGCAATTCGATCTTTTTGGCGGTCTCGGGGAAGACAATCCGATTGCACAATCGTTCAACGTTGAAGTTCCAGATCTTCCGGAATGGGACAAGAAAGAAAAGCTTAATATTGAACGAGATATGCTCGGACTTTATGTTTCTGATCATCCATTGTCGGGATTGGAAGCGTTTCTTGATCGGGCTGCTGACCACACCATTTTGGGTATCCAAAACGATGAGAACCCGGTAGATGGACATATTGTGACTGTTGCGGGTTTGATTACGGCCGTCCAAACTCGTATTTCGCAAAAGAATGGAAAGACGTGGGCTACCGCAACTATCGAGGATTTCACTGGCTCCATTGAAGTGAATTTCTTCCCGGCTACTTACCAGTCGGTCTCACAGTTTTTAATCCCAGATTCCGTGGTCACGATCAAGGCTCGCATGTCGGTTCGTGACAGTGGGGTACAGCTAAACGCGATGGATATGAAAGTTCCGCAGTTAGCTGGTATTGCCGAAGATTCACCGCTGGATATTCAGATCCCGGAACGCATGCTTACTCAACAGATGATGCGTAAACTTGCCGATACCTTAGCTCAGCATCCTGGCAAAGCTCCGATTCGAGTGCACGTTCGGCAGATGGGGAAGACCACTGTTGTCCAGCTTCATGATTCCTATGCGGTCCAAGTCAATCCTGCATTGCTTTCTAGTTTGCGTGTCTTGCTGGGGAAGAACGCACTAATGATGGACCAATAG
- a CDS encoding YibE/F family protein: MTPWNKSVFHWQKLNLILQVNLLDANDSVVGEGPSFTNHTHSHSGTLTLTPEDRRRVRFALACVVIPIALLTMLGLFIFWPTTGTLGGSGSTAIASRAEFAPGTEKVIGEISFIGQTDENRQTPVKMKIDGVEVGVHVPYEYVHNGLDVGDRINAIFSPGLIETDTPYIFVDFVRAVPVWILITLYILVVLIVARGKGLAAVLGLGVSLAVVAAFMLPALMAGKSPIMVVIIGAVSMMFTSIYLAHGISIRTTTAILGTLGGLLITGVVAWISIDSINLTGTYGEESVGLYSQLGYLRMDQILLCGMILAGLGALNDVTITQVSTVWELHAANPAARRRKIFRQAMIIGRDHIASTVYTLAFAYVGSALPLLMSATLVDRGFVDFLMIGQVTEEIVRTLVASVGLVLAIPMTTAIATIFAPVAPTTTKENTDE; this comes from the coding sequence GTGACTCCATGGAACAAATCCGTATTCCATTGGCAGAAGTTGAATCTTATCTTGCAGGTAAACTTGTTGGATGCTAATGATTCAGTGGTTGGTGAAGGTCCTTCCTTCACCAACCACACACATTCTCACTCCGGTACTTTAACTCTTACACCGGAGGATCGCCGTCGCGTGCGTTTTGCGTTGGCGTGCGTCGTGATACCCATCGCCCTACTTACGATGCTTGGCCTATTCATATTCTGGCCGACTACGGGAACTTTGGGCGGTTCGGGATCTACTGCTATCGCATCGCGTGCGGAATTTGCTCCCGGTACAGAAAAAGTGATCGGCGAGATTAGTTTTATCGGGCAAACAGATGAGAATCGTCAGACCCCTGTAAAGATGAAAATTGACGGGGTGGAAGTTGGCGTGCACGTCCCTTACGAGTACGTCCACAACGGCCTTGACGTTGGCGATCGCATTAACGCTATTTTTTCACCGGGACTTATTGAAACGGATACTCCATACATATTCGTCGATTTCGTCCGTGCTGTTCCGGTTTGGATTCTGATTACTCTTTATATTCTTGTTGTGCTCATTGTGGCGCGCGGAAAAGGGCTGGCAGCGGTTCTTGGCTTAGGAGTCTCGCTAGCTGTTGTTGCAGCATTCATGTTGCCGGCCTTAATGGCCGGAAAATCACCGATTATGGTGGTAATTATCGGCGCGGTATCGATGATGTTCACGTCTATCTATTTAGCACACGGAATCTCGATTCGTACCACAACTGCGATTCTTGGCACCCTGGGTGGCCTGTTGATTACCGGAGTCGTAGCGTGGATTTCTATCGATTCAATTAACTTAACGGGCACTTACGGAGAAGAATCAGTTGGGCTGTATAGCCAACTAGGCTATCTACGTATGGATCAGATCTTGCTGTGTGGCATGATTCTTGCCGGTCTGGGTGCGCTAAATGATGTGACAATCACCCAGGTGTCGACCGTGTGGGAATTACATGCTGCCAACCCAGCGGCCCGGCGTCGTAAAATCTTCCGGCAGGCAATGATTATTGGCCGTGACCATATTGCCTCAACTGTCTATACCCTCGCTTTCGCCTACGTCGGTTCGGCGTTGCCGCTGCTGATGAGTGCGACGTTAGTAGATCGCGGATTTGTCGATTTCTTGATGATCGGGCAGGTTACTGAAGAAATCGTCCGCACCCTGGTAGCTTCCGTCGGTCTGGTTCTTGCAATCCCAATGACGACTGCGATTGCCACGATTTTCGCACCGGTAGCGCCGACAACCACGAAAGAGAATACTGACGAATGA
- a CDS encoding DedA family protein codes for MSDLVSIISNFMSEGPFLAVFLFLCVVIFFRAQGTYWLGRYITRVVQRTVTTPGSTAESSSRFARWLASERVQNGVHSVQRRGWPVVTLSFLTVGFQTIANMAAGILRMPWPLYTAAMIPGGLAWAAIYSTIGWAVWKATVASATYSWWGPLIMISLLGLYGVFFLRRKRAGDDIIKAENPSNSGE; via the coding sequence ATGAGCGATTTAGTTTCGATTATTTCGAATTTTATGTCCGAAGGACCATTCCTTGCAGTTTTCCTTTTCCTGTGCGTGGTTATTTTCTTCCGAGCACAAGGAACTTACTGGTTGGGCCGTTATATCACGCGTGTTGTTCAACGCACTGTAACAACGCCAGGATCCACCGCTGAATCTTCGTCACGCTTTGCTCGCTGGCTCGCGAGCGAACGCGTTCAAAACGGAGTCCATAGTGTACAACGACGGGGTTGGCCCGTCGTCACGCTCTCGTTCCTCACAGTAGGTTTCCAAACGATTGCTAACATGGCTGCTGGAATTTTGCGAATGCCTTGGCCACTATATACCGCTGCGATGATTCCAGGTGGCCTTGCCTGGGCTGCAATCTATTCAACTATTGGCTGGGCCGTGTGGAAAGCCACAGTGGCATCAGCAACCTACTCATGGTGGGGACCACTAATCATGATTAGTTTGCTCGGACTCTACGGAGTCTTTTTCCTTCGCCGCAAACGCGCTGGTGATGACATCATAAAGGCAGAAAATCCGTCCAATTCAGGAGAATAA
- a CDS encoding metal ABC transporter ATP-binding protein, giving the protein MTQPAVSIQGLHVKLGGVPILHGIDLTIDAGKTVAILGANGSGKSTLIKAIVGAIPCSAGRISLFGQPLGRKTPWQRVGYAPQRVAQASTVPASALETVLSGFVHGWHFWLPGGAKTKALQALRTVGLEHRADESVQTFSGGQQQRVLIARALVREPDLLILDEPFAGIDSQSREQITTTLTDLRNSGTTIVMVLHDIYNLGSIIDQVHEVSQGCLLSAEKTRSLTEHLSPLACECEDTHA; this is encoded by the coding sequence ATGACTCAACCAGCTGTTAGCATCCAAGGACTGCATGTAAAACTCGGCGGAGTGCCGATTCTGCACGGTATCGACCTCACCATCGACGCCGGTAAAACCGTAGCAATCTTGGGGGCTAACGGTTCTGGTAAGTCAACGTTAATCAAAGCAATTGTTGGGGCAATCCCCTGCTCGGCTGGCAGAATCTCGTTATTTGGCCAACCGTTGGGACGTAAAACTCCATGGCAACGGGTTGGCTATGCCCCACAACGTGTTGCACAAGCCTCTACAGTTCCTGCCTCCGCCTTAGAAACCGTTCTTTCCGGTTTCGTCCACGGCTGGCATTTCTGGCTACCTGGGGGAGCCAAAACGAAAGCCCTGCAAGCTCTCCGCACTGTAGGGCTAGAGCACCGCGCCGACGAGTCGGTTCAAACATTTTCCGGTGGGCAACAACAACGAGTACTGATCGCGCGAGCTCTCGTGCGCGAACCAGATCTACTTATTCTCGATGAACCGTTTGCCGGTATCGATTCCCAATCTCGCGAACAGATCACGACGACGCTTACCGACTTGCGTAATTCTGGGACCACTATCGTCATGGTGCTACACGATATTTATAATCTTGGTTCCATTATTGATCAGGTTCATGAAGTATCACAAGGATGCCTACTTTCCGCGGAAAAAACACGATCTTTGACGGAACATCTTAGCCCGCTAGCATGCGAATGCGAGGATACTCATGCTTGA
- a CDS encoding RNA-binding S4 domain-containing protein gives MVEEFPVRLPIQLGQFVKLAGLAETGGQAREIIIDELVYVNGELNTHRSSKLNDGDLVEVHYPDQKPLRARVVEA, from the coding sequence ATGGTTGAAGAATTCCCAGTCCGCCTCCCTATCCAATTGGGACAGTTTGTCAAACTAGCCGGGCTCGCAGAAACCGGCGGCCAAGCTCGCGAGATCATTATCGATGAGCTTGTTTACGTCAACGGTGAGCTCAACACTCACCGATCGTCAAAGCTCAACGACGGAGACCTTGTCGAAGTGCACTACCCTGACCAAAAGCCACTGCGTGCTCGGGTGGTTGAAGCGTAA
- a CDS encoding metal ABC transporter permease, with protein MLELLSSPLMVRALIVAVLVGLTAPVVGTYLVQRRLTLLGDGIGHIALTGVALGWLAANAAQATNRDAWAVPGAIIASVVGALLIEWMRNRGNSSADVALALVFYGGIAGGVILIGIAGGTTSNLTSYLFGSISTVTEIDVWLTGLLSIIILGIGLGLRPALFVLCQDEEHARASGLPTVFLSALIAVTAALTVSVAMRVVGALLVSALMIIPVAISHMVTRSFRSTMHLAMLIGVVVATSGLITTYYQPWSPGATIVLYAVSLYLLVAIFRPVILGLLGKQYRARR; from the coding sequence ATGCTTGAACTGCTCTCTTCTCCCCTGATGGTCCGTGCCCTGATCGTAGCGGTACTTGTTGGTCTAACTGCCCCCGTCGTCGGCACTTATCTTGTTCAACGTCGACTAACACTTCTCGGTGACGGCATCGGCCATATCGCACTAACCGGCGTCGCGCTAGGGTGGCTGGCGGCCAACGCAGCGCAAGCTACTAATCGTGATGCTTGGGCTGTTCCCGGTGCCATCATCGCCTCCGTTGTAGGCGCTTTACTGATCGAATGGATGCGCAACCGAGGTAACTCCTCAGCAGACGTTGCCCTAGCTCTCGTCTTTTATGGGGGTATCGCAGGTGGTGTGATTCTTATCGGAATCGCTGGCGGAACGACGTCGAACCTCACATCATACTTATTCGGCTCGATTTCTACCGTGACTGAAATCGACGTCTGGCTTACCGGCTTACTCTCAATCATTATCCTCGGTATCGGGCTCGGCTTACGTCCAGCGCTGTTCGTTTTGTGCCAAGATGAAGAACATGCACGCGCCTCAGGTCTGCCTACCGTGTTTCTCTCAGCGTTAATTGCGGTCACAGCGGCCCTTACTGTTTCGGTCGCAATGCGAGTTGTGGGCGCGCTACTCGTGTCTGCTTTAATGATCATCCCGGTTGCGATCTCACATATGGTAACTCGCTCTTTTCGTTCTACGATGCATCTAGCGATGCTCATCGGTGTTGTCGTCGCAACTTCTGGACTAATCACCACCTATTATCAGCCTTGGTCCCCCGGTGCAACAATCGTTTTGTACGCTGTTAGCCTTTACCTTCTTGTCGCAATTTTTCGTCCAGTTATACTAGGGTTACTAGGCAAGCAATATCGTGCCCGACGATAA
- a CDS encoding Fur family transcriptional regulator: MTKQREAIWELLRTENNFLSAQEVHDLLENSGESIGLATVYRNLQALATNGYVDVLRLENSETQLFRFCGEAVHHHHMVCRSCGKTIEISGANIEKWADGVAAEHGFTRVSHSFEIFGLCAECSANEA, translated from the coding sequence ATGACGAAGCAGCGCGAAGCTATTTGGGAGCTGTTACGGACGGAAAATAACTTTCTCTCCGCACAAGAGGTCCATGATCTTCTCGAAAACTCTGGTGAATCTATTGGTTTAGCAACCGTCTATCGCAATCTCCAAGCGCTAGCAACCAATGGTTATGTTGATGTTTTACGTCTTGAAAACTCCGAAACTCAACTTTTCCGCTTCTGTGGCGAAGCTGTTCATCACCACCATATGGTATGCCGCTCATGTGGGAAGACCATCGAGATCTCTGGCGCAAATATCGAGAAATGGGCGGATGGAGTTGCCGCCGAACACGGATTTACTCGGGTATCCCATTCTTTCGAAATATTTGGCCTGTGCGCCGAATGCTCCGCAAATGAAGCTTAA
- a CDS encoding metal ABC transporter substrate-binding protein, which yields MTQNNFRVSTLAKFIALTSASALALIGCSTDASEKATTADGKISVTTSFYPLTYLVSEVGGEHVSITDLTPPGADAHGVELSPKEISDMQKSDIVFYLAKLSPAIDDAVASADANAINIGESVHLLTNEETGGEAHHHEHESDADHDEHADHDHEADHDEHADHDHDHEADHDEHADHDHDHEADHDEHADHDHEGHDHGIYDPHFWTDPERMAEAADAIATTLSEKDPANAEDYKANTKALITKLTDLDQKFDTAFSATCETKSFVVTHAAFGYLAHEYGLKQIGVAGIDPEFEPSPARIAEIKKLVETEKINTIFTPTNGEEKVAQTVAKETGAQFAVLDVAATRGEDSADYISIMEKNLQSLTNSMRCVK from the coding sequence ATGACACAAAATAACTTCCGAGTATCGACTCTCGCAAAATTTATCGCCCTGACTAGCGCTAGCGCTTTGGCGCTCATTGGTTGTTCAACTGACGCTTCTGAGAAAGCGACGACGGCGGATGGCAAGATTTCTGTCACCACCAGTTTTTATCCGCTAACATACCTTGTATCTGAAGTTGGTGGCGAGCACGTCAGCATTACTGACCTCACCCCACCGGGAGCCGATGCTCACGGCGTTGAACTCTCCCCTAAAGAAATTTCAGATATGCAAAAATCTGATATTGTCTTTTACCTTGCAAAGCTTTCGCCGGCAATTGACGATGCCGTTGCTTCAGCAGATGCAAACGCAATTAACATCGGCGAGTCAGTTCATTTACTAACAAATGAAGAAACTGGCGGTGAAGCTCATCATCATGAGCATGAGTCGGATGCTGATCACGACGAACATGCCGACCACGATCACGAAGCAGATCACGATGAACACGCCGACCACGATCACGACCACGAAGCAGATCACGACGAACACGCCGACCACGACCACGACCACGAAGCAGATCACGACGAACACGCCGACCACGACCACGAAGGACATGACCACGGCATCTACGACCCACATTTCTGGACCGACCCTGAGCGCATGGCTGAGGCTGCAGACGCAATTGCAACCACGCTAAGTGAAAAAGACCCAGCAAACGCTGAGGACTACAAGGCCAACACTAAGGCTCTCATCACTAAGCTCACTGACCTAGACCAGAAATTCGACACCGCCTTCAGCGCAACCTGCGAAACAAAGTCATTTGTTGTAACACACGCAGCTTTCGGATATCTCGCACACGAATACGGTCTCAAGCAGATTGGCGTTGCCGGAATTGATCCAGAATTCGAACCGTCCCCAGCTCGAATTGCAGAGATTAAGAAACTGGTTGAAACCGAGAAAATCAATACTATCTTTACCCCAACTAATGGTGAAGAGAAGGTAGCCCAGACTGTCGCTAAGGAAACCGGCGCACAATTCGCTGTCCTCGACGTCGCCGCAACCCGGGGTGAAGATTCCGCTGACTACATTTCCATTATGGAAAAGAATCTTCAATCTCTCACAAACTCCATGAGGTGTGTAAAGTAA